In a genomic window of Tissierellales bacterium:
- a CDS encoding XdhC family protein, translating into MERKVLEFIDECLERGERAALVTLTHSSGSTPRSAGSIMAVDSKGSIMGSIGGGKLEAEVIVQTKEAILKGENEEFHY; encoded by the coding sequence ATGGAGAGAAAAGTACTTGAATTTATAGATGAATGCTTGGAAAGGGGAGAAAGAGCTGCATTAGTTACACTTACTCATTCTTCAGGATCTACGCCTAGATCAGCAGGATCAATTATGGCAGTGGATTCGAAAGGAAGCATAATGGGTTCTATTGGTGGTGGAAAGCTAGAAGCTGAAGTAATAGTTCAAACTAAAGAAGCTATATTGAAAGGTGAAAATGAGGAGTTTCACTAT